Proteins encoded in a region of the Triticum dicoccoides isolate Atlit2015 ecotype Zavitan chromosome 3A, WEW_v2.0, whole genome shotgun sequence genome:
- the LOC119267179 gene encoding mini-ribonuclease 3-like: protein MATVAATMAAPTRHRQFRVRAAWDMNPGAATVAVPKPSKAKPKPALGQSPATATTPARAPPPTHADLFARSSEGQAKKSTYMGFEKWWLPPAPEVKKPRSLYNAASLAYLGDCIYELYARRHFFFPPLSINEYNKRVMDVVKCESQDLLLNKLLGEDFLTEEERDILRWGRNIVSSKTRTRKRAGIAVYNRASSLETLIGYLYLTNFKRLEQMMFQLGFTSGASSQNIADELRSSFQKTTSTSVQSQQPAKR, encoded by the exons ATGGCCACCGTCGCGGCGACCATGGCGGCGCCGACGCGCCACCGCCAGTTCCGCGTGCGCGCCGCCTGGGACATGAATCCGGgcgccgccaccgtcgccgtgcCGAAGCCTTCAAAGGCCAAGCCCAAGCCCGCCCTGGGGCAGTCGCCGGCGACGGCGACCACCCCGGCGCGCGCGCCCCCTCCCACGCACGCCGACCTCTTCGCGCGCAGCAGCGAGGGCCAAG CAAAGAAGAGCACATACATGGGGTTTGAGAAGTGGTGGTTGCCGCCCGCGCCAGAGGTGAAGAAGCCCCGTTCACTCTACAACGCGGCATCGCTGGCATACTTGGGGGACTGCATATATGAA CTCTATGCTCGGAGACACTTCTTCTTTCCTCCACTGAGCATCAATGAATATAATAAGCGTGTGATGGATGTTGTGAAATGTGAATCACAG GATCTGCTGCTGAACAAACTCCTGGGAGAGGATTTTCTAACTGAAGAAGAAAG GGACATACTTCGTTGGGGAAGGAACATCGTTAGCAGCAAAACTCGTACAAGAAAACGGGCAGGAATTGCAGTGTACAATCGAGCATCTTCACTTGAAACACTG ATCGGATATCTTTACCTCACGAATTTCAAGCGCTTGGAGCAAATGATGTTCCAGTTAGGATTCACAAGTGGTGCTTCATCACAGAATATTGCAGATGAGCTGCGCTCAAGCTTCCA GAAAACAACATCAACTTCTGTACAATCTCAGCAACCTGCAAAGCGATGA